One Gadus chalcogrammus isolate NIFS_2021 chromosome 7, NIFS_Gcha_1.0, whole genome shotgun sequence genomic window, atggagcctctttggggaagtcacaaaagctttgttgtggttgatcgaattgtctttattaaaaggaaaatccattcaatttttataaaactaagtgaaattgtctgagaacttaattcatgcatcacatttacagtacggttgattactattatgcagggggaaaaagacaaagaaagagatgataaacgtgtatttatttggatatatgatctgattcattcattcatatatgcctacaatctaccagtgctttgaacacataagtatatcatataaaatacaattatatacgttcattaaaaattacaaacattgcaaatgatcggttgtgcattaattttacaacattggatagtggcactatcccttccaccggcaaacaaatgtttgtgcgccaccctaaggcgcacaaaagcctccgtttgctgggctgaccctaaaaaaaacgtaaaaataaataggtatacataaataatgtaatcttgtgagcgagtaaattgacattggtgacagtggtgtttaacaccagctacgtccatgcaaaatatagcaacgtatcattaagttgcaaaaacgtttgaaaagtggcacaggtctttaggcttgattatttgcattaacatgatgaatctataaaaagcaatacggcacaaaatatttctgaaaactaatataacttcacttcatttgaacgtgtacttctctgccattttcaagaacccgcccagtgaacgcagaggttgtgggtagttttggctcgtctaggatgcagcgatgcatccttgaaaaatctcggaattctcaaaacgaaggacccgaaaagggggcgtatttcgagtgtcctcaacattggaacagtgcttgtcggcgttcgatgacgtagcgtccttaaaagggcggccgttgagcatgcttccttgacattgggaaacagcccagggccccgtttcccgataacgatggatccacgctcgtacgatcattctcacgatggatcttgcgatccatcgtcaatttctttggagcgtttcccgaaactcctcttaacgtgaacgcgcattcgctgcactcacgacgtcgtaggattgtaactgtctactgacacggtgctgaaatgggctccgtagggagacgcaggaatgtcgcaggaaaattgtgttaaaaagggttaaaataaatccccatcaaggacaacagcagagtagcctccgaaaaaaatagactgcaattagatgaatgctatagcaagacattaaaacacaattgattaggcttaaaccgacatatatcagtcctaatcctgaatgcactgtgcgtttcacggcattttccccccgaaataattccatatgacaaaaaattaaaaattgcttgtgtgacaactacatttatcttaatgggctgatttctgaaacatgctttgcgcagcaaagagagccgacttaatctgattccgcataagggtttccttgattgataatttgattggctataaaagcccctccggaaatagggtaaggtatgtattgatgaggaatacaacgaagcccaccgtctggcccggtgcatcgttgagcgcacgatcgggaggtggaagttgcgctatattagatgccttcacaagtcaggcggagggctccagttttcgccggccaagtcatgcgccgtgatatgtgtgacggctatgttgcacaacattgcagctaaggctgggtggcattgcttgaaccggaggacgctgaggacgatgacgacgaggaagatcggtgtgaggacggcctccctcataactacgcggctggttttcatgcgcgtcgaagagtgattgagactttttttaaccccctccaccctcccacatgtcactaaacattcccgtcaacgtgaccaatccccaccatatcccagccttttgcctgctcctttgcttgttttttataatttattttatttctttattttaattttttttaatttaattaattttttacattattttatgctacgttttatgagtagcctatgtcagtctgcacaaatccccccactttctctcacacattttgagtgccctgcctgcgcaaacattttctggactgtcccgttttattttggccattttaacatctttattaataaataaattaataatctttattaattaccaaactaagaacataaaggcgcaatgcgttttaataaaacgcatccaatagacggaatgtccgatggtgtcgccactgaggctatagctgacgatgctcttagcgtcctacgagcacccctggagtactcgttagctacgagcgttttcaagacgttcgttccccacgatgctttcgggaaacgcggtgaaaactctacgatgcccttacgacgcacttcacgatccacttaggctaacgatgctttcgggaaacggggcccaggtctggacctgctgtatgtcatttggttttctggggccgccacagcggcgcccaatcagcgaacagagggcgtgtctgagaacaatgacgataaagtcgtgcgccagtttgagttgttgttgtgggtcggTAGTCAGAAGACAATGGAGAACGATGTGAGcgaagctattcggtctgttgtggcaACGTTGCCGAATATTGAGAAgttaaagccggagcaagaacaagctttgttGAGctttgttggtggccatgatgtggTGGGGCTTCTCCCCACGGGGTTCGGGAAAAGTTagattttccagctggctccgttagtggtgaaggagtTGGGTAAGGCGAATGCTGGCGATGCTAAGCCGATAGTTATTGTAGTCTCCCCTCTCGTTGCACTAATGGAGGACCAAGTGAAGGAGGCAGAACAGTTGGGAGTTCGTGCTGGGCAGCTCGGCGTGCATGATGACCGTGACATTTTGGATGGAAGCTTGAGTCTGGTGTTCGGCAGCCCCGAGTCCTGGCTGCTGAACAACAAATGGCGACGAATCCTAGCCTCAACCATACACCAGGACAACCTCATTGGTATCGTCGTAGATGAGGTCCACGTTACGTACAAATGGTAAGTAAGCACTAAATATGGTTAAACAACATAAATAGGGCTGTGTTGCATACTTAGGTTAAACAACGTGAGTAGTTCTGTTCTTCCATACTCGATAGCTTAGGCTAATGTTGTACTCCATTTTGTTTCACTCAGGGGCGAGGCTTCCAAAGGCGAGTCGGCATTCAGAGAGTTTTGCCAAGTTCGGAGAGCTAAGATCTATAGCCAAGGAGGGTGAGTTGAATGCACTGCCCTTTGTTGCTCCTACCTTACATGTTGTGAAATATCTCATTTGAATGCTATAGTATCGTCAATATTCTGTGTATGGATAATATCTGTTGCAAGGATTTGTTACTGTAATGAAACAGAATTGTGTGATTaagtgcattcatgttcatagtGCTGTTCATTAAGTCCTCCCTGCCATAGTATATTAAACAAACACTTGACAACTTGTTGGGTATGTTATAAAATGGGGCATGTGTTTATCTTGTCATATTTCTACTCTCCCAGGTACACCTGTTTTGGCACTGACTGCCTCCGCTGACATCAAGTCAAGAAGCAGAGTCATCAGACTACTCCATATGGACAATGCTGTTCAAATCATCGCTAGTCCCAACAAGACAAACATCCGTCTTGGCTTGTGCAAGGTGCCCACTCATCACATGAACTGCCTAGACTGGATAGTGCAACATGCCAAAGACGAGGGCTCAGCAATGCTACCGATATTAATTTACTGCCAAAGCCTTAAATCAGTGGGGAGAGTTTTTGCATATTTAAAGGCGGAACTGCAAGGACATGCCTGGGTGGGCTGTGATCCGGACTGTAGAAGTGAGAACCTACTGATTGGCATGTTCCACAGCAAAACCCTCCCCCAAAACAAGCAGAGAGTGTTGGCTTCTCTGAGGGGGGAAGGGAATTGCCGGATAGTTGTTTCAACAACAGCTTTGGGGATGGGGTTGAATTTTGCTAATGTTTCACACGTGGTAATGTACGGGGCTCCAGGTGACCTAGAGGCCATTTTACAACAGGCGGGCAGGGCTGGAAGGCATGGTCAGCCATCACATGCCATCCTCTACAACACCGGGCAGTACTTCAAGGTGGATGAAGAGGTAAAGAAACTGCTTGCTGTTGGAAAAACCACATGTTTCAGGAAATCTCTCCATGCACATTTTGAAGCAGAACCCAGCCATGTAGAGCCAGGCCATCTCTGTTGTACATACTGTCAGACTGTTTGCGCTTGTTCATCTGGCACATGTACAGAACCCATGCCCAATTATGAACAGATTGAAGCTGAACCAACTCATCAGAGATCTAGGCATGTGGATGCAAATGACAAATCTTTAATTGCAGATTTGCTGAATGACTACAGAGATAGTTTGATCAATTTATCCAATCCACTGTACACCTCACATGCAGCCTGCACTGGATTCAGTCAGCAACTGGTGGATGCAGTATTGACCCACtgtcaatacatatttgacctGGCATACATTAGTGCTAACCTTCCTGTGTTTAGATTGGACCATGCAAAGGAGATTTTAATTATCATCAGTGATGTTTTTGGGGATATTGATGGGGATCTGCAATATGATTCAGAGAGGTATTTAACTGACCCAGATCTCTATTTCAGTAACTACTTCgacaatgttgatgatgatgttgaagatACACTCACGAGCCATGTCAGTAGCTCTGAGTCTGAACAGTGAATTCTGTGATGCTTGTGATGTACAGAACACTTCAAACCCCTTTGTGTACTTGTGCAGGAACATGATTGGTGTCAGTTgtatattgttttgtatgtgtttggttgGTATTTGTGCAATTctacaaaactaaataaaagtgtacaaAACACATACTTATAAGACCCTAATTAAGTTATAAAAGAAACGAGACGTACTatgaaaaagtgttttttttactaattCAACCAAAAAGTACTTGCATAACAATATGAACTATTTACACATTCATACAAATAGGCCTTCTATAAAAGCTTCAAATGAAATAGTCTGGCAGGACAAGGCTAGGACCATTACAGACCAGGTAGGTAATTGATTAAAGAACAACAGTCCTCCAGTCTTTCAGCCTGCAACGCATCCATCGCCACACGTCATAGTTTAGCTTGGACAGAATGTTTGTGTTAAATTTAGGGAATGCAGAGAAGTGTCTTCCCGGTTGCTGGTTGAAAACCTCAGTGTTCCTTAATACCTGAAGCAccattaaaatgttgtttttttttagatctGCTGCATGGTGGATGCCACTGGGCCGGGATAGCTGCAGCTCTCCGTCTGTTGTATCCATCAGGGTTTTAATAAACCAACAGACCTGCTGACCCTGTCAGCTGTTTTCTCTGCCAGGTTGGTGCCTTTATTCCTCAAAAAAGATTTCAGGAAGTTGTTGAGGTGCTCGAGGTGCAGATCAAGAGGAAAAATTTTCCCATTCCCGCCGCTACTATTCCAGAATCGGTTCCAGGTTACATCATGTTTAACCCTAGGGGACATTGTTGCATTGATTTGTACAGTCAAGAGGAAAGTGCTGTAGGCATAATTAGTGTGCCCGTAAGCCTTGTAAATCAGTAGTGCCACCTTGTACAGCCTTATCAAgcgctccccatctccctctttcactGCATCCAACATATCGAATAGCAGAAATCCAAAGCTAAGCCTGGCCTCAGTATGCTGTTTTTTGTGGTCAATCAGACCAAAGGAAGCCGGCTCAACAACTGGCATAGATGCCACCACAAAACTGTGGACTTTCTCTTCGTGGGTCTCTCTGGCTTTTCGATAAATGAAAACTTTCTTGCAACCTGGCTCACGACAAGGGAGCTTCTCCTTCTCAGTGCGTTGGGCTGTTGCCGCTTCAGTAACGCCAGCTGTCAGGTCAGCAATCTCTGTAGACATTAAAAACTTGTCAACGACCTCTGCCACAGAGTCATGGAGCCAGGTCCTCTTCTGTTCTGCAGAGCCTTGCTGGATGTGGTCTGGTACTAAGCCGTCTGGAGTAGCtgtgagaaaacaaaaaatatatatatataaaaattgtATTCATACATTGTACCTTATGCCAAGAAAAGGTAATGTTTGATTCCTTGATTTTAATCCTTTCAACACAATGTAGCAGATACAGACCTGTGACATCATCCAAATGAAAATGTTCCATTGCTGCCGCAAGGAAAAGTGCTGTCGTGTCAATCTGCACAAACTGTTTGTAAGCGTTGTACGCAGCATGTGGGCCTTTCTTCGCATTGCTGCACCTGTAAATCACATAGCAGTTATTTAAATGGCTGCATAAAACATCTGCTTGTGAAATTATATTCATAGTTCATAAATtcatgatggtgtgtgtttgttagtagtACCAatcagtgttgggcaagttacttcaaaagagtaatgcattatttattacttgttactgtcatttcaaagtaattagttacattGCAATATTACTGTCTTTGAATTGTACGGCATTACACTACTTTTACCAAATAACAGGAAATATGGATTTGTTGTTCTCAATAGATCTTCCTGTGTTCAATGCAGCTCATTgcacagcaggaggtgatgtGGTATGGCATAATGACTGAGCTAGGCTTAAGGCTAACAAAAGTACAATATAATGGTCGCAGTTATGGCTCATGGTACAATACATTTCATAATAGAAATACTGTAACTTTAGGTATTCATATTGAAATCAATAGAGCTAGAGCCTACTAGGgaagatggaaaaaaaaaaaacacattgatcCCCCTTTTCTACTACAACcaggttgtagtcttttcgctctgttctagccctactgttgatatgGAGAACCAAGctaaaagactacaaccagcctCCCTGGACTCTGCTGCTGCCGTGATCTTCTCCTCTAGCAGTAAGAGGAAGTAAAACATTTGCGCagatttttttctcctctgtgaATCTCGCAGTGTTGGCGAATttgtataaaaacacacaagttAATTTCGGGTTTAAAACGTATTTCTGGGTTAGTCAAGTTAGGGTTAGCCAAGTAAAATATTACCTTTTTtgttgggagtaacgcgttacttttgtaacgcgttactcccaacacTGGTACCAATTACCCACTTTTCCCTTAAATCCCAAATGGAAAGCAGCCGAATTCATGGTGGCTGTGCTTTCTTGGTAACATGCACACAGTTCATAAGTCCACGCCAACTTCATGGTTGGCGAAGATACTCTTTAGGGGAAGAAATGTAGAGAGAAAAGAATTATACAATAAGATACATACACAGTAATGAATGTCAATCTAACATTAATCTGAAAACACATGGTTTCTGATGTTTAGTGATTGATTACCTCAAGAGATTCATGTTGGCGTGGAGTGTGCCATGGTCTTTGGCAGATTCTTCACTAAAGAAGATCTGATGATTATCTGTAATGCATATCAAAAACATCATGTTTGAACCAGTCCTTAGAAAACATCATTACTTCTCTATGCCTTGGAAGGCAGTGTATTGtaatcataaaaaaatcaacattATGTGCTTTTTGTAAATATAAATTGTGTATCAGGGTGCATGTAGTTAATGATTACAATACCGACCTCAAAGAGATTTCGAATTGCGTGCCAGTCTTCATATTTGACACAGAGGCCTTCCAGGcggtcctcctccgtctccccatcAGCAAACGCCAACTGGATATTCCGGGAATTGgcctctgtcagtctgtcaccCCCGATCAAAATCTTTTCAAGCCCATCAGGACATCTTGGCACATACCTAGAGAGGACTTACAGTTAGAATATCAATTTAAACACAATCGGTCCATTTCTCTTACATGGGTTTAGACTATTCCCAGACTTGATTTCCCCTAGCGCTTTCAGCCAATGGTCTAATTCATGTATGGGAAACTGTCCCAGGGTACACAAAGTAATGATTGATCTTGCATGATATTTACTCTTTTGAAGGTGCTGGAGCACATCCACCAGGTCGGCAGTTTGTGTTCGTCCTTGAATAGAAGTCCAAGTGGATACTACAAAAGTGTAATATTACAattatgtgtcagtgtgtgaaacACTTAAAGCATGAATAAGTGCATTACATCTGCAACTTGCACTGTGaatttacaaatgtatttgtttcatttgattttattaaagGACATGAAACTTACATGAGTGGATGGCTGGGCCATTTCTTCAGAGAACTGGTGGGGGATGTGTTGAACAACCACACTGGAGAGGGTCTTGAATGATTCCAAATAAGCTGTCAGGATTCGGCTCCCCAAAACAACGAATTCCCGACGCATactggtttgtgtgtctggtccAGGAAGTGAATTCCCGAGATCATAGTCAATCAAAGAATTTGTCGGTTTCAACTTGTCAAGGTGTAGTGAGTTGATTCTGTTGATGACACACATGTGGTGGATCCAGTGAATTGACTTGTTGGTCTGGCTGGTGGACTGATGATGCGTCTGAACGTAAAAGTCCAGGTTGTCGAATATGATGGAATATGTTTGAGGTGCAGGTGAGGTTGGAAGTGCTGAGGCAGACAATGGAGCAACACCCAAATCGGCCATGTCCAAGTCTGACAATGTACTGAATGTAAAGTCATCAGCGGCGTCCACCTCCTTGCTTGGTTGAACAGTGGTCTCTGTGGTAGTgaagaaataaataacatttatttatttccagccCAGGCACACATGCCCGGGCTGGCCTGGCGCCCAGAGGGCCCCCACTCTCCACGGCCTCCAGTACAAGACCGAGGCACAGACACCTCCCCAGGTAGGCCTCATAAGCCTGCTGTCTATTaaag contains:
- the LOC130386623 gene encoding uncharacterized protein LOC130386623 isoform X2 — encoded protein: MEDQVKEAEQLGVRAGQLGVHDDRDILDGSLSLVFGSPESWLLNNKWRRILASTIHQDNLIGIVVDEVHVTYKWGEASKGESAFREFCQVRRAKIYSQGGYTCFGTDCLR
- the LOC130386623 gene encoding putative ATP-dependent DNA helicase Q1 isoform X1; its protein translation is MDNAVQIIASPNKTNIRLGLCKVPTHHMNCLDWIVQHAKDEGSAMLPILIYCQSLKSVGRVFAYLKAELQGHAWVGCDPDCRSENLLIGMFHSKTLPQNKQRVLASLRGEGNCRIVVSTTALGMGLNFANVSHVVMYGAPGDLEAILQQAGRAGRHGQPSHAILYNTGQYFKVDEEVKKLLAVGKTTCFRKSLHAHFEAEPSHVEPGHLCCTYCQTVCACSSGTCTEPMPNYEQIEAEPTHQRSRHVDANDKSLIADLLNDYRDSLINLSNPLYTSHAACTGFSQQLVDAVLTHCQYIFDLAYISANLPVFRLDHAKEILIIISDVFGDIDGDLQYDSERYLTDPDLYFSNYFDNVDDDVEDTLTSHVSSSESEQ